Proteins encoded together in one Bactrocera neohumeralis isolate Rockhampton unplaced genomic scaffold, APGP_CSIRO_Bneo_wtdbg2-racon-allhic-juicebox.fasta_v2 cluster11, whole genome shotgun sequence window:
- the LOC126766140 gene encoding E3 SUMO-protein ligase ZBED1-like, with product MDKFVKITSISTGDKENVVEDDIQQHTNKRKRETSMVWQVFKKCKESNMAICNQCGKQYKTGGNTTNLMDHLKRMHPTLLKDQPLEKAKCMTKFLERDILYSNTSEKKKRIDKLVLNMVASDVLPLNVVNNVGLTKLIHELDPRYKMPSKTHLRNVLLKNEYNSLKETLKAELQIVESVALTTDGWSSRANESYLTVTCHFVTESFELASKILSTNQLITPTNHSAVNIADTINNVVTEWGLQGKVVCVVTDNDATMKKACELLKIMHIPCFAHTINLLVQDVLKLPCVSEIIVKCKRTVAFFKASNIAYAKFKEEQGVNKPYSLIQEVPTRWNSALFMMQRILETNEAISRVLLKTPKSLPPFTADEITLIKELVEILNPFQDATVSVSADTKVTISLIIPTCCELRKQIFEMNSFISPEAKLVVDYLRVRMAERFHSTRSVPRQGLQPFWTHGSKRMDSCSHQMLSRLKKP from the exons ATGGacaaatttgtgaaaa taacATCAATATCAACTGGCGATAAAGAAAATGTAGTTGAGGATGACATACAGCAGCACACAAATAAACGCAAAAGGGAAACGTCGATGGTTTGGCAGGTTTTTAAGAAATGCAAGGAGAGTAATATGGCTATTTGCAACCAGTGCGGTAAGCAGTACAAAACCGGTGGAAACACGACCAACCTTATGGATCACTTGAAGCGCATGCATCCTACGCTACTTAAAGATCAGCCTTTAGAGAAAGCAAAATGCATGACGAAATTCCTAGAGCGTGATATCCTCTACTCTAATACCtctgaaaaaaagaaacgcaTTGACAAGCTGGTACTAAATATGGTTGCGTCCGATGTCTTACCTCTAAATGTGGTTAATAATGTTGGGTTAACCAAGCTGATCCATGAACTAGATCCACGTTACAAAATGCCGAGTAAGACTCACCTGCGCAATGTACtattaaaaaatgaatacaATAGTCTAAAAGAAACTTTAAAAGCAGAGCTTCAGATTGTCGAAAGCGTCGCATTAACAACCGATGGCTGGTCATCAAGAGCCAATGAATCCTATCTAACTGTTACGTGTCATTTTGTAACCGAATCTTTTGAGCttgcttcaaaaattttgtcgaCGAACCAACTTATCACACCAACTAACCACTCAGCTGTTAACATTGCTGATACTATAAATAATGTTGTAACTGAATGGGGTTTGCAAGGTAAAGTCGTTTGTGTAGTAACAGACAATGACGCCACAATGAAAAAAGCTTGTGAGCTGCTTAAAATCATGCATATTCCCTGTTTTGCACATACGATAAATTTATTAGTGCAAGATGTGCTAAAGCTGCCATGCGTTTCCGAAATTATTGTGAAGTGCAAGCGCACAGTCGCTTTTTTTAAAGCGAGCAATATAGCTTATGCTAAATTCAAGGAAGAGCAAGGCGTTAATAAGCCGTACAGTTTGATCCAGGAGGTTCCTACGCGTTGGAATAGTGCTCTCTTTATGATGCAGCGTATTTTGGAGACAAATGAAGCAATCTCGAGAGTTCTTTTGAAAACCCCAAAGTCTTTACCGCCGTTTACTGCAGACGAAATAACACTCATAAAGGAACTGGTTGAGATACTTAATCCATTTCAGGATGCAACCGTATCCGTTTCTGCAGACACAAAAGTGACTATATCACTGATCATTCCAACATGCTGTGAGCTgcgcaaacaaatatttgaaatgaacTCTTTCATATCTCCAGAGGCTAAACTAGTCGTCGACTACCTAAGGGTCCGAATGGCAGAGAGATTTCACAGTACGAGGAGCGTACCGCGACAAGGCTTGCAACCATTTTGGACCCACGGTTCAAAAAGGATGGATTCCTGCAGCCATCAAATGCTGAGCAGGCTAAAAAAGCCTTAG